The following DNA comes from Nitrogeniibacter aestuarii.
GCAACGTCGGACAGCCGCATCAACGTCGAATCCTCGTTGTGAAGCAGCCGAGCCTCTTCCGCGTCGCACTGCTCCATGATGCGGATGATCAATCGAGATGTTCCGTTATCCGGAAAAGGATTCATCAGGCTTCCACCCCAAGTTTTTTTCTAACGAATGCTTCGACTTCGATCACAAGACGCGCGGGATCGTCCTTTAATCGAAGAAAGGCCTTCTCGAATCGATCATTCGCGTAATCATGGCTGTTTCTCATTCGCCAACCAGCGCTCATCGCCCCTGCCAGCGCCCAAGCCCTCGCCTCATCGCGCTGCTGCAACCACACCTCCGCGCAACGACTGATGACTTCACGTTGCTTCTTGAGGGCTCGATGCAGTCCAAAATGAAACGCCTGACGCGAATGAGGAAACTTACAGTGCCATCCAATCGGAGCAAGGTGCGCAGTTGCATCACCCTTGAGCACCAGATCGTGATTCCGGTCTGCATGATCAGCAAATAGCCGACTCGACGCCTGTCGAAACTCGACACGCGGTGAAAACGCGTTCAGTCCCGCAATCAGGCGATCGGTGAAATAGTCATGCAATAGCATTTGAGCACCGGTGACTCGACGATCCGCAAATAGCGCGGCAATCCGTTCAAGAGCAGAATCGCCGTTCAGTATCGTGTCGGCATCGACTTTGACGAACAAATCGTGATCTGCCTTTGCATGACCCCAAGCAGCCCACAAAAGGTTGTGAGCCTCGAATTCCGGCTGGTCCGAGATTACACGGTGCGTCACCTGAACGCCGATTTGGGATGCGATTGCCGAGCAGCATACTTCGAGCTCA
Coding sequences within:
- a CDS encoding glycosyltransferase family protein, whose protein sequence is MTAPRIFVGTLACGEAELEVCCSAIASQIGVQVTHRVISDQPEFEAHNLLWAAWGHAKADHDLFVKVDADTILNGDSALERIAALFADRRVTGAQMLLHDYFTDRLIAGLNAFSPRVEFRQASSRLFADHADRNHDLVLKGDATAHLAPIGWHCKFPHSRQAFHFGLHRALKKQREVISRCAEVWLQQRDEARAWALAGAMSAGWRMRNSHDYANDRFEKAFLRLKDDPARLVIEVEAFVRKKLGVEA